Proteins from a single region of Bdellovibrio bacteriovorus HD100:
- a CDS encoding competence/damage-inducible protein A: MLFPEGATILANAEGTANGFSLEAHGKKVFVLPGPPREIEAVWGANIKEWLQSEARKLDPYLTRKWDTLGVGESDVALIVEEALKGIHVDIGYRVHLPYVEVKASYYRSEEAGLEPAFARLTEALQFCTLARDGEDAAEIFAEKLKQVHSLCVIDEVTGQFLMNRLMPVLRGFMTDQMWSFSKSREVKSPAGLHLHIFPKDEHSCEVSLEYKGRKVKDFITSPYKSANMKERRHQYFAEMALIFWLRNL; the protein is encoded by the coding sequence GTGCTTTTTCCGGAAGGTGCCACCATCCTGGCAAATGCCGAAGGCACCGCCAACGGCTTTTCTCTTGAAGCACACGGGAAAAAAGTTTTTGTCCTGCCCGGACCTCCCCGCGAGATCGAGGCCGTTTGGGGTGCAAACATCAAAGAGTGGCTGCAAAGCGAAGCCCGCAAACTGGATCCTTACCTGACCCGAAAATGGGACACTCTTGGCGTGGGCGAATCCGATGTGGCCTTGATCGTGGAAGAAGCTCTGAAAGGCATCCACGTGGATATTGGGTACCGTGTGCATCTTCCCTATGTGGAGGTGAAAGCCTCTTACTATCGCAGTGAAGAAGCCGGTCTGGAACCCGCCTTTGCCCGTCTGACCGAAGCCCTGCAGTTTTGCACCCTGGCCCGCGACGGCGAAGACGCCGCGGAAATCTTTGCCGAAAAGCTAAAGCAGGTTCACTCACTTTGTGTGATTGATGAAGTCACCGGACAGTTTTTGATGAACCGCCTGATGCCGGTGCTGCGTGGATTTATGACGGATCAAATGTGGAGTTTTTCAAAGTCCCGCGAGGTGAAAAGCCCTGCCGGGCTGCACTTGCATATTTTCCCCAAGGATGAACACAGCTGCGAAGTCAGTCTGGAATACAAGGGCCGCAAGGTGAAGGACTTTATCACCAGCCCTTACAAGTCGGCGAATATGAAAGAGCGCCGTCATCAGTACTTTGCCGAGATGGCGCTGATTTTCTGGCTTCGCAATCTGTGA
- a CDS encoding S1 RNA-binding domain-containing protein, which translates to MSKKDIFGDDINETKDFASFEELFAQSEKGMKTKLSVGDQVHGEILSIGKEEAFVATGTPTDGMILTKDLLDENKEVKYKVGDYIDCVVTSIKGGEVRLAKKGSMNASTDSLEDAFDMELPVEGRVTETCNGGFRVSIQGKTAFCPISQIDSRFVQDANEYVGKKFDFMITQLDPKGRNIVVSRRKVLDLQKAENEGTFMLKHQPGALLEGKIVRLEKFGAFVELEAGIEGLIHVSELSWSRVHDPKEVVMAGQPVTVKLIKMEEVDGRLKISLSLKQADGAGNPWMTVPQKFPVGTVVQGKVEKKETYGLFVNIAPGVTGLLPRSKWRDSVDAAQYENKKRGDDVTVQVDQIMFEEKKISLALPGEAEDHSWKSHSTTSSGLGAMAEALKGLNIKKN; encoded by the coding sequence ATGTCTAAAAAAGATATTTTTGGTGATGATATTAACGAGACAAAAGACTTCGCAAGTTTCGAAGAACTTTTTGCTCAATCTGAAAAAGGGATGAAGACCAAACTTTCCGTGGGCGATCAGGTTCATGGCGAGATCCTTTCCATCGGTAAAGAAGAGGCCTTTGTGGCCACGGGCACTCCGACAGACGGCATGATCCTGACCAAGGATCTTTTGGATGAAAACAAAGAAGTAAAATACAAAGTCGGCGATTACATCGACTGCGTTGTGACTTCCATCAAAGGTGGCGAAGTTCGTCTGGCGAAAAAAGGCTCGATGAATGCTTCCACAGATTCTTTGGAAGACGCTTTCGACATGGAACTTCCGGTGGAAGGCCGTGTGACTGAAACCTGCAATGGCGGTTTCCGCGTGAGCATCCAGGGTAAAACGGCGTTCTGCCCAATCAGCCAGATCGACAGCCGCTTTGTTCAGGATGCCAATGAATACGTTGGTAAAAAATTCGACTTCATGATCACTCAGCTGGATCCAAAAGGGCGCAACATCGTTGTCTCCCGCCGCAAGGTTCTGGATCTGCAAAAAGCTGAAAACGAAGGTACGTTCATGCTGAAACATCAGCCGGGCGCTTTGCTGGAAGGCAAGATCGTTCGTCTGGAAAAATTCGGTGCGTTCGTGGAGCTGGAAGCAGGCATCGAAGGTCTGATCCACGTTTCTGAACTTTCCTGGTCCCGCGTTCATGACCCTAAAGAAGTGGTGATGGCCGGTCAGCCAGTGACAGTGAAACTGATCAAAATGGAAGAAGTCGACGGACGTCTGAAAATTTCTTTGTCCCTGAAACAGGCTGACGGCGCTGGCAATCCTTGGATGACAGTTCCGCAGAAATTCCCAGTGGGCACCGTGGTGCAGGGGAAAGTGGAAAAGAAAGAAACATACGGTCTGTTCGTAAACATCGCTCCGGGTGTGACGGGTCTTTTGCCTCGCTCTAAATGGCGTGATTCCGTGGATGCCGCTCAATACGAAAACAAAAAGCGCGGGGACGATGTGACTGTTCAGGTGGATCAGATCATGTTTGAAGAAAAGAAGATTTCTTTGGCTTTGCCTGGTGAAGCTGAAGATCACAGCTGGAAATCCCACTCCACAACCTCTTCCGGGTTGGGGGCGATGGCAGAGGCTTTGAAGGGCCTTAACATCAAGAAGAACTAG
- a CDS encoding vitamin B12-dependent ribonucleotide reductase, with protein MKKQTLHSPSYFVSGGKNPESLFAWKNVNCEIRNRKGEVFFEMKNVEAPEGWSQLAIDIAASKYFRKVGVPKTGHETSVRQMVDRVVKAIVASAIRQGGYFATRKEADIFAKELKFILLSQRGAFNSPVWFNAGLWEAYKAQSPSEHFAWDEKKKSIQATKNAYERPQCSACFIQSVDDSIESIFDLAKTEAKLFKYGSGTGSNFSKIRSKYEATGSGGKSSGLISFLEVLDKGAGAIKSGGTTRRAAKMVVVDIDHPEVLDFIDWKMREEQKAHLLIAAGLSADFEGEAYRTVSGQNANNSVRVSDAFMKAVEQERPWKLKARLTGKVLREIPAGEVWNRITRAAWMCADPGIQFHDTINKWHTCPETDIIHSSNPCSEYMFLDDSACNLASINLVKFLNDTGDFDFESFIHTARTLFVAQEILVDYSSYPTQRVAQNSHDYRPLGLGFANLGSLLMRKGVAYDSDEGRAWAGALTSLMSGVAYLTSSEMARAKGPFAGYRKNSKSMLKVMKMHERALNQVAWKMLPAGIDKAVRNLWKGVLYNGEKYGYRNAQATVIAPTGTIGLLMDCDTTGIEPDFSLIKFKKLVGGGEIQIVNQSVDAALASLQYFEDERQAILKYVEENNSVVGAPQMHPEDLPVFDTATAMPGQRVLSPESHVKMMAAVQPFISGAISKTVNMPSTATEEDISRIYFLAWKLGVKAVAVYRDGSKQSQPLNLKEKPKVVEEVGVPNFTMKCPECGSDTVLTSGCYRCPNCGTTVGCS; from the coding sequence ATGAAAAAACAAACTCTGCACAGCCCGTCGTACTTTGTTTCTGGAGGCAAAAATCCAGAGAGTCTTTTCGCCTGGAAAAATGTGAATTGCGAAATTCGCAACCGCAAGGGCGAAGTGTTTTTCGAAATGAAGAATGTGGAGGCACCCGAGGGCTGGTCCCAATTGGCAATTGATATTGCCGCCAGCAAGTACTTTAGAAAAGTCGGTGTTCCCAAGACCGGGCATGAGACTTCGGTTCGTCAGATGGTGGACCGGGTGGTGAAGGCGATTGTGGCCTCTGCGATTCGCCAGGGGGGATACTTTGCCACGCGCAAAGAGGCCGACATCTTTGCCAAAGAATTGAAGTTCATTCTGCTGTCCCAGCGGGGCGCGTTCAACAGCCCGGTGTGGTTCAATGCCGGTTTGTGGGAGGCTTACAAAGCACAAAGCCCCAGTGAACATTTCGCCTGGGACGAAAAAAAGAAATCCATTCAGGCCACCAAAAATGCCTATGAGCGGCCGCAGTGTTCAGCGTGTTTCATTCAAAGTGTCGATGACAGTATCGAGAGCATCTTTGATCTGGCCAAAACTGAAGCCAAGCTTTTCAAATATGGTTCGGGCACGGGCAGCAACTTCTCAAAAATTCGCAGCAAGTACGAGGCCACCGGATCGGGCGGAAAAAGTTCGGGCCTGATTTCCTTTTTGGAGGTTCTGGACAAGGGCGCGGGTGCGATCAAATCCGGCGGGACCACCCGCCGGGCCGCCAAGATGGTGGTGGTGGACATAGATCACCCCGAGGTTCTGGATTTCATTGACTGGAAAATGCGCGAAGAGCAAAAGGCGCATCTGCTGATTGCCGCAGGACTCAGTGCGGATTTCGAGGGCGAGGCCTATCGCACGGTATCCGGGCAGAACGCCAACAACTCGGTCCGGGTCAGCGATGCCTTCATGAAAGCGGTGGAACAAGAGCGACCGTGGAAGCTCAAGGCGCGTTTGACCGGAAAAGTCTTGCGTGAAATTCCAGCCGGCGAAGTCTGGAACCGTATCACACGCGCGGCGTGGATGTGCGCGGATCCCGGCATTCAGTTCCATGACACCATCAACAAGTGGCACACATGTCCTGAGACAGACATCATTCATTCCAGCAACCCGTGTTCTGAATACATGTTCCTGGATGATTCCGCCTGCAATCTGGCTTCCATCAACCTGGTGAAGTTCTTAAACGACACCGGAGACTTTGATTTTGAATCCTTTATTCATACGGCCCGCACGCTGTTTGTGGCGCAGGAAATTCTGGTGGACTATTCCAGCTATCCAACCCAAAGAGTTGCGCAGAATTCCCATGACTATCGTCCTCTGGGGTTGGGCTTTGCCAATCTGGGCAGCCTCCTGATGCGAAAGGGCGTAGCCTATGACAGCGACGAGGGCCGCGCGTGGGCGGGGGCTTTGACATCGTTGATGTCGGGGGTGGCTTATCTGACCAGTTCCGAGATGGCCCGGGCCAAGGGGCCGTTTGCGGGATATCGCAAAAACAGCAAATCGATGCTGAAAGTGATGAAGATGCACGAGCGTGCCCTGAATCAGGTGGCGTGGAAGATGCTTCCCGCCGGCATAGACAAGGCCGTCCGGAATTTATGGAAGGGCGTCTTGTACAACGGCGAAAAGTACGGCTATCGAAACGCTCAAGCCACGGTGATCGCACCGACCGGGACTATCGGACTTTTGATGGATTGTGACACCACCGGGATTGAGCCGGACTTTTCTTTGATCAAGTTCAAGAAACTGGTCGGCGGTGGCGAAATTCAGATTGTGAACCAGTCCGTGGACGCGGCTTTGGCGTCCCTGCAATACTTCGAAGACGAACGTCAGGCGATTTTGAAATATGTCGAAGAAAACAACTCGGTCGTGGGCGCTCCGCAAATGCACCCGGAAGACCTGCCGGTCTTTGACACCGCCACGGCAATGCCAGGCCAGCGGGTTTTGTCCCCGGAAAGTCATGTGAAGATGATGGCGGCAGTGCAGCCGTTTATCAGCGGGGCCATCTCCAAAACCGTGAACATGCCAAGCACGGCCACCGAAGAGGACATCAGCCGCATTTACTTCCTGGCCTGGAAGCTGGGGGTGAAGGCCGTGGCGGTGTACCGCGATGGCAGCAAACAAAGCCAGCCTCTGAACCTGAAGGAAAAGCCCAAAGTGGTGGAGGAAGTCGGTGTTCCGAATTTCACTATGAAATGCCCGGAATGCGGGAGTGACACAGTGCTTACGAGCGGCTGTTACAGATGTCCAAACTGCGGCACGACGGTGGGTTGTTCCTAA